A DNA window from Methanobrevibacter sp. TMH8 contains the following coding sequences:
- the dapF gene encoding diaminopimelate epimerase — MNLSGLKFSKMHGLGNDYVVINEFDHEIIPENEKNTFSIEICKRGFSVGADGVIFVCPATDNGDIKFRIFNADGSEAEMCGNGIRCFSKYVYDNDIIKKDKLNVETLGGLKIVEITPDKENKNISSLFKVDMGISTFKTAEIPMIAETEEFLDETLVVDGEEISMTTISVGNPHAVIFTENAEKIDLNNYGPAIENHESFPQRINVHFVEIISKNEIKMITWERGAGFTYACGTGATSCVLSGFKLGILDNNVLVHLPGGDLEIEVYKKDDELGAFMKGEAELVFTGKMI; from the coding sequence AGAAAACGAAAAAAATACCTTTTCCATTGAAATTTGTAAACGTGGATTTTCTGTTGGAGCTGATGGTGTTATTTTTGTTTGTCCAGCTACTGATAATGGTGATATAAAGTTTAGAATATTTAATGCCGATGGTAGTGAAGCTGAAATGTGTGGAAATGGTATTAGGTGTTTTTCTAAATATGTTTATGATAATGACATCATTAAAAAAGATAAACTCAATGTTGAAACTTTAGGTGGGTTGAAGATAGTTGAGATTACACCAGATAAGGAAAACAAAAATATTTCAAGTCTTTTCAAAGTTGATATGGGAATATCAACATTTAAAACAGCTGAAATTCCAATGATAGCTGAAACAGAAGAATTTTTAGATGAAACATTAGTCGTTGATGGTGAAGAAATATCCATGACAACAATTAGTGTAGGAAACCCTCATGCAGTTATATTTACAGAAAATGCCGAAAAAATAGACTTAAATAATTATGGTCCAGCTATTGAAAACCATGAATCTTTTCCTCAAAGAATCAATGTTCATTTTGTAGAAATTATATCAAAAAATGAAATTAAAATGATTACTTGGGAACGTGGAGCTGGATTTACTTACGCTTGTGGTACTGGAGCTACTTCCTGTGTTTTAAGTGGTTTTAAGCTTGGAATTTTAGATAATAATGTTCTAGTTCATCTTCCTGGAGGAGACTTGGAAATTGAAGTTTACAAGAAAGATGATGAGCTTGGAGCATTTATGAAAGGCGAAGCTGAATTAGTATTCACTGGTAAGATGATTTAA
- a CDS encoding RNA polymerase Rpb4 family protein has protein sequence MIGKKALENEPIPTAKVKQILENFSETYELSYEQNLTLDHVTKFNKISLEDAEELIEKLSDIVKKKHAVRIADIMPKDLSDLRLMFAKERVPIKKEELEDILKIVNEYRREEE, from the coding sequence ATGATAGGGAAGAAAGCATTGGAAAATGAGCCAATTCCTACAGCTAAAGTAAAACAAATTCTTGAGAATTTTTCAGAAACCTATGAATTAAGTTATGAACAAAATTTAACTTTAGATCATGTTACAAAATTTAACAAAATCTCTTTAGAAGATGCTGAAGAATTAATAGAAAAATTAAGTGATATAGTCAAAAAAAAGCATGCTGTACGTATTGCAGATATCATGCCAAAAGACTTATCTGATTTAAGATTAATGTTTGCTAAAGAGAGAGTGCCTATAAAAAAAGAAGAATTAGAAGATATTCTTAAAATTGTTAATGAATATAGGCGTGAAGAAGAATAA
- a CDS encoding right-handed parallel beta-helix repeat-containing protein has product MTLNPGTYNKTTDRNNNITFNGKNLTIQGNISAGPVIIDARGQGRIFTISGNSNVTFINIIFINANVTGNGGVIYNSNSGTRLTFIDCVFENNTATSYAGAIYNSGNNLEIKNCTFTNNTATSYGGAIYSYGNNLEIKNCTFTNNRANHAGAIYSQSSNFKVIGSIFTNNRANSGNYYGGAIFDIYGSNSTLTNCNFTNNTAGWGGAIFYYLTNDVTITNTTFEDNVANWYGAAGGAIYAEGNNYKFIDCNFTNNEALYGYGGAIIHHGANHSVSNSTFTNNRASNSGGAIYIHNFSSAGTATYNFKLTNCTFINNTADIGGAIYNQCNSSTITNSNFIANNALNRGGAIGNVNNLTVTDSNFTDNTASNHGGAIYNNVNSNISVLRNIMSGNSANLGQMIYNNGTISVLNLIFIDNSTWVVKKGSTIILNATLTDDMGNTITGQNISFYVNGSLVGSVESIEGYANITYLVNGVEGIILPVNGSYNGIGNYPIVINNGELLIQLLTNSTINAPDGKVGDSINVSGIATDEEGNPIANTQISVTIDGKTYNITTNSNGEWNLIFTPETSGNFTAIVSWTGNSSHNGFTNSTTFNIDKLNTSVSVVAPDTKVNQTINISGVLIDENGNPVANAQLNVIVDGKIYNLTTDSNGHWSLPYTPTRAGSIEVLVNFAGNYIYLSSENATIFNVEANNGVNETNETNEINETNENNEINESNGTNETNESNKTSINSVASATMKKTGMPIIIILLILLSSLGLSSRRK; this is encoded by the coding sequence ATTACACTTAATCCTGGAACATACAACAAAACAACAGACAGAAATAACAACATTACATTTAATGGTAAAAATCTTACAATACAAGGAAATATCTCTGCAGGTCCTGTAATCATCGATGCACGAGGTCAAGGAAGAATATTCACAATAAGTGGTAATTCTAATGTAACATTCATCAATATAATATTTATAAATGCAAATGTTACAGGAAATGGGGGAGTAATCTACAACAGTAATTCAGGTACTAGATTGACATTTATAGATTGTGTATTCGAAAATAACACAGCTACTAGTTATGCTGGCGCTATTTATAATTCTGGTAATAATTTAGAAATTAAAAATTGTACTTTCACAAACAACACAGCTACTAGTTATGGTGGTGCTATTTACAGTTATGGTAATAATTTAGAAATTAAAAATTGTACTTTCACAAACAACAGAGCAAATCATGCTGGTGCTATCTATTCTCAAAGTTCTAATTTCAAAGTAATAGGTAGTATTTTCACAAACAACAGAGCAAATAGTGGAAATTATTATGGTGGTGCTATATTTGATATTTATGGTTCTAATTCCACTTTAACAAACTGTAATTTCACTAATAACACAGCTGGATGGGGTGGTGCTATTTTTTACTATCTTACAAATGATGTTACAATAACAAACACCACTTTTGAAGACAATGTAGCAAATTGGTATGGTGCTGCTGGTGGTGCTATCTATGCTGAAGGAAATAATTATAAATTCATAGATTGTAATTTCACAAATAATGAAGCACTTTATGGTTATGGTGGAGCTATAATTCATCATGGAGCTAATCATTCAGTTTCAAATTCTACTTTCACAAACAACAGAGCATCCAATAGTGGAGGTGCTATATATATCCATAATTTTTCTTCTGCTGGTACTGCGACTTATAATTTCAAATTAACCAACTGTACTTTCATCAATAATACAGCTGACATTGGTGGTGCTATCTACAATCAATGTAATTCTTCTACAATAACAAATAGCAATTTCATTGCTAACAATGCATTAAATCGTGGTGGTGCAATTGGCAATGTTAATAATCTCACTGTAACAGATTCTAATTTCACTGATAATACTGCATCGAATCATGGTGGTGCAATTTATAATAATGTAAATTCAAATATCTCTGTTTTGCGCAATATCATGAGTGGTAATTCTGCGAATTTGGGGCAGATGATTTATAATAATGGTACTATAAGTGTTTTAAACCTTATTTTTATTGATAATTCTACTTGGGTGGTTAAAAAAGGTTCTACAATCATTTTGAATGCTACTTTAACTGATGATATGGGTAATACTATTACAGGACAAAACATAAGTTTCTATGTGAATGGAAGTCTTGTTGGAAGTGTGGAATCTATAGAAGGTTATGCTAACATAACTTACTTAGTGAATGGAGTTGAAGGTATTATTTTACCTGTAAATGGATCATATAATGGAATTGGAAATTATCCAATTGTTATCAATAATGGGGAGTTGTTAATTCAACTACTTACTAATTCAACTATAAATGCTCCAGATGGTAAAGTGGGAGATTCTATTAATGTTTCTGGTATTGCAACTGATGAAGAGGGAAATCCAATTGCTAATACTCAAATTAGTGTTACTATAGATGGTAAAACATATAATATTACAACTAATAGTAATGGTGAATGGAATCTTATCTTTACTCCAGAAACTAGTGGTAATTTTACTGCTATTGTTTCTTGGACTGGTAATTCTAGCCATAATGGATTCACAAACAGCACAACTTTCAATATTGATAAGTTAAATACTAGTGTCAGTGTTGTGGCTCCAGATACTAAAGTTAATCAAACAATCAACATCTCTGGTGTTTTAATTGATGAAAATGGTAACCCAGTAGCTAATGCTCAGCTTAATGTAATTGTAGATGGTAAAATTTATAATTTAACTACTGATAGTAATGGTCATTGGAGTTTGCCTTACACACCAACTCGTGCTGGAAGTATTGAAGTTTTAGTAAATTTTGCAGGTAATTATATCTATTTATCTTCTGAAAATGCAACAATATTTAATGTTGAAGCAAATAATGGAGTTAATGAAACCAATGAGACTAATGAGATCAATGAGACTAATGAGAATAATGAAATTAATGAAAGTAATGGGACAAATGAGACTAATGAGAGCAATAAAACAAGTATCAATTCAGTCGCAAGTGCAACTATGAAAAAAACAGGAATGCCAATTATAATTATATTATTAATATTGTTAAGTAGTTTAGGATTATCTAGCAGAAGAAAATAA
- a CDS encoding acetylornithine transaminase, with protein MNNKDIIDLDSKYIMQTYGRQPIALTHGEGALLWDADGNEYIDFFAGIAVNALGQSHPKIIETIKKQAEKLIHVSNVYYTEEQVKLAEKLVEITIFERVFYANSGAEANEGAIKLARKYTGKGEIIATNNSFHGRTLVTVTATGQDKYKEPFKPLPSGFKHVPFGDSEAIANAISDDTAAVLVEAIQGEGGVVVPPENYLKEVEAICREKNVLFILDEVQTGFGRTGEMFAYELYGIKPDVMTIAKALGNGYPIGGLLARGDVATAFDYGDHGSTFGGNPLGCAVAMTVIDAIKDENLLENSKTVGKYLKDKLIQLGEKYDCITDVRGYGLFLAIELDRESAEFTNKMREKGFLINSTAGNVLRFAPPLIITKNHVDKMIVALDGLLSEI; from the coding sequence ATGAATAATAAGGATATCATAGATTTAGATTCAAAATATATCATGCAAACTTATGGGCGTCAACCAATAGCTTTAACTCATGGTGAGGGAGCTTTACTTTGGGATGCTGATGGAAATGAATATATAGACTTCTTTGCAGGGATAGCTGTAAACGCACTTGGACAATCTCATCCAAAAATTATTGAAACTATTAAAAAACAAGCAGAAAAACTCATTCATGTTTCTAATGTTTACTACACAGAAGAACAAGTGAAACTAGCAGAAAAATTAGTTGAAATCACCATATTTGAAAGAGTATTTTATGCAAATAGTGGTGCTGAAGCTAATGAAGGGGCTATAAAATTAGCTAGAAAATACACTGGTAAAGGAGAAATAATAGCTACAAATAATTCTTTTCATGGAAGAACTTTAGTCACTGTTACAGCTACTGGTCAGGATAAATATAAAGAACCTTTTAAACCACTACCTTCTGGATTCAAACATGTTCCTTTTGGAGATAGTGAAGCAATAGCTAATGCTATTAGTGATGATACTGCTGCTGTACTTGTAGAAGCTATTCAAGGTGAAGGTGGAGTTGTAGTTCCTCCAGAAAATTATTTAAAAGAAGTTGAAGCTATTTGTCGTGAGAAAAATGTTCTTTTTATTCTTGATGAAGTACAAACAGGATTTGGTCGAACTGGTGAGATGTTTGCTTATGAATTATATGGAATAAAACCAGATGTCATGACAATAGCTAAAGCTCTTGGTAATGGATATCCTATTGGTGGACTTTTAGCTAGGGGAGATGTTGCAACTGCCTTTGATTATGGGGATCATGGTTCTACATTTGGTGGAAATCCTCTTGGTTGTGCAGTAGCTATGACAGTTATTGATGCGATTAAAGATGAAAACTTATTAGAAAATTCAAAAACTGTTGGAAAATATCTTAAAGACAAACTAATTCAATTAGGGGAAAAATATGATTGTATTACTGATGTTCGTGGATATGGGCTGTTTTTAGCTATTGAACTTGATCGAGAATCAGCTGAATTTACAAATAAAATGAGAGAAAAAGGCTTTTTGATAAATTCAACAGCAGGTAATGTTTTAAGATTTGCTCCACCTCTTATAATAACAAAAAATCATGTTGATAAGATGATTGTAGCTTTAGATGGATTATTATCTGAAATTTAA
- the rsmA gene encoding 16S rRNA (adenine(1518)-N(6)/adenine(1519)-N(6))-dimethyltransferase RsmA: MKSDYNNSHHESLAKQTKKILQKYGIRLNRNLGQNYLIDDFKRKKIIEFAKLSKNDIVLEIGPGIGTLTTELAKKTKKVVAIEQDKKIYDILKQRIEDESIENIELINEDAVKTDISNFVKCNKIVSNLPYQISSPITFKFLEFDFDLAILMYQKEFAERMIAKTGDKNYSRLSAMLYFKGDIEFLDNVSPESFIPRPKVDSSVIKLTPKNIDKNLLIEDNAESYSKTCKAIFQHKNKKVRNALIDSRHILGYKDKKELRNLIDSNFSLEPFLTNRVINTSPEEILELAILLKPIIK, from the coding sequence TTGAAATCAGATTATAATAACTCTCATCATGAGTCATTAGCTAAACAAACGAAGAAAATACTTCAAAAATATGGTATTCGTTTGAATAGAAATCTTGGACAAAATTACCTCATTGATGATTTTAAACGAAAGAAAATCATTGAGTTCGCAAAATTATCAAAAAATGATATAGTTTTAGAGATTGGTCCTGGAATAGGGACATTAACAACAGAATTAGCTAAAAAAACTAAAAAAGTAGTAGCTATTGAACAAGATAAGAAAATATATGATATTTTAAAGCAAAGAATTGAAGATGAATCTATAGAGAATATAGAGCTAATAAATGAAGATGCTGTAAAAACAGATATATCTAACTTTGTAAAATGTAATAAAATAGTTTCAAATCTTCCCTATCAAATATCTTCTCCAATAACATTTAAATTTCTAGAATTTGATTTTGATTTAGCTATTTTAATGTATCAAAAAGAATTTGCAGAGCGTATGATAGCTAAAACTGGGGATAAAAATTATTCCAGGCTTTCAGCTATGTTATACTTTAAAGGAGATATAGAATTTTTAGATAATGTTTCACCTGAATCATTTATCCCTAGACCAAAAGTTGATTCTTCTGTTATTAAATTAACTCCTAAAAACATTGATAAGAACCTTTTAATTGAAGATAATGCGGAATCTTATTCAAAAACTTGCAAAGCTATTTTTCAGCATAAAAATAAAAAAGTTAGAAATGCTTTAATAGATTCAAGACATATATTAGGATATAAAGATAAAAAAGAATTAAGAAATCTTATTGATTCAAATTTTTCCTTGGAGCCTTTTTTAACAAATAGAGTTATAAATACTAGTCCTGAAGAAATATTAGAATTAGCTATATTATTAAAACCTATAATAAAATAA
- a CDS encoding HemK2/MTQ2 family protein methyltransferase has protein sequence MKIGEFEFETEEMVYEPSDDSFLLAENLDINSGDRVLEIGTGSGIIAMYASKLADEVVATDINFNAVQLAEKNFSSNDINNIKLLFGDLFEPVRAEFEGKDQKFDVILFNTPYLPTDDCEILEDNLNYAFDGGLDGRKVIDRFLNEVKDYLNEGGRVQLIQSSLSNVEETLLRLEELGFITEITASEKFFFEEIVLITGFLY, from the coding sequence ATGAAAATTGGTGAATTTGAATTTGAAACAGAAGAAATGGTTTATGAACCTTCTGATGATAGCTTTCTATTAGCTGAAAATCTTGATATTAATTCTGGGGATAGAGTTCTTGAAATAGGAACTGGATCTGGTATAATAGCTATGTATGCTTCAAAATTAGCTGATGAAGTGGTAGCTACTGACATTAATTTTAATGCAGTTCAATTAGCTGAAAAAAACTTTAGTAGCAATGATATTAATAATATAAAGTTACTTTTCGGAGATTTGTTCGAACCAGTAAGGGCCGAATTTGAAGGAAAGGATCAAAAATTTGATGTAATTCTCTTTAACACTCCCTATCTTCCGACTGATGATTGTGAAATTTTAGAAGATAATCTAAATTATGCATTTGATGGTGGATTAGATGGAAGGAAAGTCATTGATAGATTTTTAAATGAAGTAAAAGATTATTTAAATGAAGGTGGAAGAGTTCAGCTAATCCAGTCTTCACTTTCAAATGTTGAAGAAACACTTTTAAGATTAGAAGAATTAGGTTTTATAACTGAGATAACAGCTAGTGAAAAGTTTTTCTTTGAAGAAATAGTTTTAATTACAGGATTTTTATATTAG
- a CDS encoding peptidylprolyl isomerase, giving the protein MKKAIIETEKGNIELELFEKDAPNTVANFEKLAKDGFYDGLTFHRVIDDFVIQGGCPKGNGTGGPGYTIKCEINDNKHGTGALSMAHAGKDTGGSQFFITHSPQPHLDGVHTVFGKVISGMNVVNSVKAGDKMLKVTVTG; this is encoded by the coding sequence ATGAAAAAAGCGATTATTGAAACTGAAAAAGGTAATATAGAATTAGAATTATTTGAAAAAGATGCTCCTAACACTGTAGCTAACTTTGAAAAATTAGCCAAAGATGGATTTTACGATGGTTTAACTTTCCACAGAGTTATTGATGATTTTGTCATCCAAGGAGGATGTCCAAAAGGAAATGGAACTGGCGGACCTGGTTACACAATCAAATGTGAAATAAACGACAACAAACATGGAACTGGAGCTTTATCTATGGCACATGCAGGTAAGGACACTGGTGGAAGTCAATTTTTCATAACTCACTCCCCTCAACCTCATCTTGATGGAGTTCACACAGTATTTGGAAAAGTCATCTCTGGAATGAATGTTGTAAACTCTGTCAAAGCTGGAGATAAGATGTTAAAAGTAACTGTTACAGGTTAA
- a CDS encoding 50S ribosomal protein L21e codes for MQRSRGSRSRSRNKMTKVSRPGRSNPITRKIQKFNNDDLVHIIIDPSIHRGQPHTRFHGKTAKVIGYKGNAYILALNDGNKSKELIVRPEHLKPQE; via the coding sequence ATGCAAAGATCAAGAGGATCTAGAAGTAGATCAAGAAATAAAATGACTAAGGTTTCAAGACCTGGAAGATCTAATCCAATAACTAGAAAAATTCAAAAATTCAATAATGATGATTTAGTACATATCATTATAGACCCTAGTATTCACAGAGGTCAACCACACACAAGATTCCATGGTAAGACTGCTAAAGTAATTGGATATAAAGGTAATGCTTATATTTTAGCATTAAATGATGGAAATAAATCTAAAGAATTAATTGTTAGACCTGAACACTTGAAACCACAAGAGTGA